The following are encoded together in the Rhodanobacter soli genome:
- the ftsH gene encoding ATP-dependent zinc metalloprotease FtsH has translation MNETAKNVLLWVIIAVVLFTVFQSFNPRGAASSDLPYSSFVQSVDNGNVANATISADQPATISGKLKDGSPFRTVAPMLGFSTNEVVKQMQDKGVEVRQDPSEGFSLIGLLISWLPVLLIVGVFIWFMRQMQSGGGGRGAMSFGRSRAKLQGEDQIKVNFSDVAGCDEAKEEVGELVEFLRDPGRFQKLGGKIPRGVLMVGPPGTGKTLLAKAIAGEAKVPFFAISGSDFVEMFVGVGASRVRDMFEQAKKHAPCIIFIDEIDAVGRHRGAGLGGGHDEREQTLNQLLVEMDGFEGTEGIIVIAATNRPDVLDPALLRPGRFDRQVVVGLPDVRGREQILKVHMRKVPIASDVNAMTIARGTPGFSGADLANLVNEAALFAARENAREVRMSHLDKARDKILMGAERRSMAMSEDEKKLTAYHEAGHAIVGRLVPEHDPVYKVTIIPRGRALGVTMYLPEGDKYSINRVAIQSQLCSLYGGRVAEELIFGADKVTTGASNDIERATKMARNMATKWGLSDELGPITYGEDEDEVFLGRSVTQHKSISNETASKIDEVVRGILDRAYARSKELLTANLDKLHAMAEALLQYETIDAHQIDDIMAGRVPGPPADWTKNASTGATPPPPPPKGDAGSTVGKVGDPAPQNRTGMEG, from the coding sequence ATGAATGAAACAGCGAAAAATGTGTTGCTCTGGGTGATCATCGCGGTGGTCCTGTTCACCGTGTTCCAGAGCTTCAATCCGCGTGGCGCGGCCTCGTCCGACCTGCCTTACAGTTCGTTCGTGCAGAGTGTCGACAACGGCAACGTCGCCAACGCCACGATCAGCGCCGACCAGCCGGCCACCATCAGCGGCAAGCTGAAGGATGGCAGCCCGTTCCGCACGGTTGCGCCGATGCTCGGCTTCTCCACCAACGAGGTGGTCAAGCAGATGCAGGACAAGGGCGTCGAGGTTCGCCAGGATCCGTCCGAGGGCTTCTCGCTGATCGGCCTGCTGATCAGCTGGCTGCCGGTACTGCTGATCGTGGGCGTATTCATCTGGTTCATGCGCCAGATGCAGTCCGGCGGCGGTGGCCGTGGCGCGATGAGCTTCGGCCGTTCGCGCGCCAAGCTGCAGGGCGAGGACCAGATCAAGGTCAACTTCAGCGACGTCGCCGGTTGCGACGAGGCGAAGGAGGAGGTCGGCGAGTTGGTCGAATTCCTGCGTGATCCGGGCCGCTTCCAGAAGCTCGGCGGCAAGATTCCGCGCGGCGTGCTGATGGTCGGCCCGCCCGGCACCGGCAAGACCCTGCTGGCGAAAGCGATCGCGGGTGAGGCCAAGGTGCCGTTCTTCGCGATTTCCGGTTCCGACTTCGTCGAGATGTTCGTCGGCGTCGGCGCCAGCCGCGTGCGCGACATGTTCGAACAGGCCAAGAAACACGCGCCGTGCATCATCTTCATCGACGAGATCGACGCGGTCGGCCGCCATCGCGGCGCCGGCCTGGGCGGCGGTCATGACGAACGCGAGCAGACGCTGAACCAGTTGCTGGTCGAGATGGACGGCTTCGAGGGCACCGAAGGCATCATCGTGATCGCCGCGACGAACCGCCCCGACGTGCTGGATCCGGCGCTGCTGCGTCCGGGCCGCTTCGACCGCCAGGTCGTGGTGGGCCTGCCGGACGTGCGCGGCCGCGAGCAGATCCTCAAGGTGCACATGCGCAAGGTGCCGATCGCCAGCGACGTCAACGCCATGACCATCGCGCGCGGCACGCCCGGCTTCTCCGGTGCCGACCTGGCCAACCTGGTCAACGAGGCGGCGCTGTTCGCCGCGCGCGAGAACGCGCGCGAGGTGCGCATGAGCCATCTGGACAAGGCGCGCGACAAGATCCTGATGGGGGCCGAGCGCCGCTCGATGGCGATGAGCGAGGACGAGAAGAAGCTCACCGCCTATCACGAAGCCGGCCACGCCATCGTCGGCCGGTTGGTGCCCGAGCACGACCCGGTCTACAAGGTCACGATCATCCCGCGCGGGCGTGCGCTGGGCGTCACCATGTATCTGCCCGAAGGCGACAAGTACAGTATCAACCGCGTGGCGATCCAGTCGCAGTTGTGCTCGCTGTACGGCGGCCGGGTGGCCGAGGAACTGATCTTCGGCGCCGACAAGGTCACCACCGGCGCCTCCAACGACATCGAGCGGGCCACCAAGATGGCACGCAACATGGCGACCAAGTGGGGGCTGTCCGACGAGCTCGGTCCGATCACCTACGGCGAGGACGAGGACGAGGTGTTCCTGGGCCGTTCGGTGACCCAGCACAAGAGCATCTCCAACGAGACCGCCAGCAAGATCGACGAGGTGGTACGCGGCATCCTCGACCGTGCCTATGCGCGCAGCAAGGAGTTGCTGACCGCGAACCTCGACAAGCTGCATGCCATGGCCGAAGCCTTGCTGCAATACGAGACGATCGACGCACACCAGATCGACGACATCATGGCCGGGCGCGTCCCCGGGCCGCCGGCCGACTGGACGAAGAATGCATCGACCGGCGCCACGCCGCCGCCACCACCGCCGAAAGGCGACGCCGGTTCGACCGTCGGCAAGGTCGGCGATCCTGCGCCGCAGAACCGGACCGGCATGGAAGGCTGA
- the tig gene encoding trigger factor, which translates to MQVSVENIGTLERKLTVKFPAERFETQVSARIAEMGRTVRLKGFRPGKVPTTVIKQRFGDQVRGEVLSDLIGSTLREAVAQEKLQPIANPAIDTTGRPENGEIAYTATFEIMPEFPVVDVAALEISRPVAVVTDADIDKMLETLRQQRRSFDEVDRASAEGDFVMFEYSAEAGDYRFPAEGLERAGSVLGSGTLFKALDEALIGRKTGDTFETEIAFPEDFRNAQLAGKTAKVGFSILKVQEPKLPEIDAEFAKLFGIADGDLETFRKEVRANLERELKAALMARLKSEVAEKLSTAHAELDVPKLMVQSEARNMAAGSVPQGQQPPPQLIEAAMPIARQRVIAGLLMGEIARKQEIKIDRKRIAEQLAAIASTYEEPEKVIELYNGDPQLMSGLQNRVMEDQVAEWVAEHARTTQLDLSFDDVMRPANA; encoded by the coding sequence ATGCAGGTTTCGGTTGAGAACATCGGCACGCTCGAGCGCAAGCTCACGGTGAAATTCCCCGCGGAGCGGTTCGAGACGCAGGTGAGTGCGCGCATTGCGGAGATGGGCCGCACGGTTCGCCTGAAGGGTTTCCGCCCGGGCAAGGTGCCGACGACGGTGATCAAGCAGCGTTTCGGCGACCAGGTCCGTGGCGAAGTGTTGTCCGACCTGATCGGCAGCACGCTGCGCGAGGCGGTGGCGCAGGAAAAGCTGCAGCCGATCGCGAATCCGGCGATCGACACCACTGGCCGGCCGGAGAACGGCGAAATCGCGTATACCGCGACGTTCGAGATCATGCCGGAGTTCCCGGTGGTCGACGTGGCCGCGCTCGAGATCAGCCGTCCGGTGGCGGTGGTGACCGATGCCGATATCGACAAGATGCTGGAGACCCTGCGCCAGCAGCGCCGCAGCTTCGACGAGGTGGATCGTGCCTCGGCCGAGGGCGACTTCGTGATGTTCGAGTACTCGGCCGAAGCCGGCGACTACCGCTTCCCGGCCGAGGGCCTGGAGCGTGCCGGCAGCGTGCTGGGCTCGGGCACCCTGTTCAAGGCGCTGGACGAGGCGCTGATTGGCCGCAAGACGGGCGACACTTTCGAGACCGAGATTGCCTTCCCGGAGGATTTCCGCAACGCGCAGCTGGCGGGCAAGACCGCCAAGGTCGGCTTCAGCATCCTGAAGGTGCAGGAACCGAAGCTGCCCGAGATCGACGCCGAGTTTGCGAAGTTGTTCGGCATTGCGGACGGCGATCTGGAGACGTTCCGCAAGGAAGTTCGTGCGAACCTCGAGCGTGAGCTGAAGGCAGCGCTGATGGCGCGCCTGAAATCCGAAGTTGCCGAAAAGCTGTCCACGGCCCACGCCGAGCTGGACGTGCCGAAGCTGATGGTGCAGTCCGAGGCGCGCAACATGGCCGCCGGCAGCGTGCCGCAGGGCCAGCAGCCACCGCCGCAGCTGATCGAGGCCGCCATGCCGATCGCGCGCCAGCGGGTGATCGCCGGCCTGCTGATGGGCGAGATTGCCCGCAAGCAGGAGATCAAGATCGATCGCAAGCGTATTGCCGAACAGCTCGCCGCGATTGCTTCGACCTATGAAGAGCCGGAGAAGGTCATTGAACTCTACAACGGTGACCCCCAACTGATGTCTGGGCTGCAGAATCGCGTGATGGAAGATCAGGTGGCCGAGTGGGTGGCGGAGCATGCCAGGACCACTCAGCTGGATCTGAGCTTCGATGACGTGATGCGCCCAGCCAACGCCTGA
- the clpP gene encoding ATP-dependent Clp endopeptidase proteolytic subunit ClpP, translating to MAMDPIQNLNLIPMVVEQTARGERSYDIYSRLLKERVIFLVGEVNDQVANVIVAQMLFLESENPDKDINFYINSPGGAVTAGLAIYDTMQFIKPNVSTMCIGQACSMGSFLLMAGAKGKRFALPNSRIMIHQPSGGAQGQATDIEIQAREILYVRERLNRLYVEHTGQTIEKIELDMERDRFMSAVDAKAYGLIDEVLDKRAGETVKSA from the coding sequence ATGGCCATGGATCCGATCCAGAACCTCAATTTGATACCGATGGTCGTCGAGCAGACGGCTCGCGGCGAGCGCTCCTATGACATCTACTCGCGCCTGTTGAAGGAGCGGGTGATCTTCCTGGTCGGCGAAGTCAACGATCAGGTCGCCAACGTCATCGTCGCGCAGATGCTGTTCCTGGAGTCGGAGAATCCGGACAAGGACATCAACTTCTACATCAACAGCCCCGGCGGTGCGGTTACTGCCGGCCTGGCGATCTACGACACCATGCAGTTCATCAAGCCGAACGTCAGCACGATGTGCATCGGCCAGGCTTGCAGCATGGGTTCGTTCCTGTTGATGGCCGGTGCCAAGGGCAAGCGTTTTGCCCTGCCGAACTCGCGGATCATGATCCACCAGCCTTCCGGCGGCGCTCAGGGCCAGGCGACCGACATCGAGATCCAGGCGCGAGAGATCCTGTATGTGCGCGAGCGCCTGAACAGGCTGTATGTCGAGCATACCGGCCAGACGATCGAGAAGATCGAGCTGGACATGGAGCGCGACCGCTTCATGAGCGCTGTCGACGCCAAGGCCTATGGCCTGATCGACGAAGTGCTCGACAAGCGTGCCGGCGAGACGGTGAAATCGGCCTGA